The nucleotide sequence ATCAATGAGTTCGAAGAGTAGAGCAAGGAAAATTCAGTCTTTGGTTAAATGTGAAATTGGAGCTTCTTGGTCTAAGGTTATGCCAGCTTTCTTCATATCTAGATTGGACTTGGCATTATAGAGTCATGGATGGATTCCATTGAAGACTCGCGTTTCTTTGATGTTGCTACGACAGAAGTTCCACTAAAACCTGAAAATTTTCAATTTCATAATGCAGGCAACAAGAATTTGATGAGAAAAGCATCACGATATTTACTGATTGCAACAAGCACCAGGTTTGCAGCTCACTGCCTCATTTCCTGCTTACATTCATGGCCTTTTAGCATCTTCGTATTGCCAGGAAATGTAAAAATTGCATGTGGTGATCTACTATTTCTTAGACCTGATGGTTGTTTTTGTTGTTCTCATGCGGTCCTGATGCAGTGCTACTAAGACAGGATTCAGATAAAGCTATGAAAAGACAGCACTGCTGAGCATTCCAGGTAGATAATTTTCACATCCCTCCAAGCTAGAGCTACCTAGAGGACATACGATGATTATGTAGGCACTCATGGTTCTGTTGCTGTACCCATGCACACATgttctctagatgtatattttgGTAGGTCAGACATTCGATCGGACTCCGGATGCAGTACTCAGCTGGTGGAAACTAAATTTACAGGTTGGAGTAGAtgttggtaactgttgttgttgcTAAATGCTCATCACGTTTTCTTCGTGTCCTTGTGGACAGATTTCATTTGATGATATTTAACGCCTAGGCAGGGAGACCATTGGTTTACTAATTGAGCTTATCCCTGTAATCTACTTTAGCTTTGATACGGATCATGATTTCCTCGTGATATGATGCTTGTATGCATATGTTCCTTGGTTCTTCCTGCCATGGACAGAAACCATGTGTCCTGTCTTTTATGGTTGTTTATTGCTTTTGTATCTGCCAAGCAAGCAAAGGCAGCCCGAGGGCGTCAGTGCCAGGCGTAAGCTCTTGATGAGTTTTAACTACGACAACAGCTGATTACCAATTTATTCTATTGTCTTTCTGTGATAAATTCCAGCAGATGTCGTCTCAGTTCTATGCAGCATGGGAGCTGAGGAGCAAAATTTCTGTGAAGTGaaagatgaagaggatggagacAAGTGGTCGACGTCGTCGGGGTTGTTGCTGCTTCCTTGCCCAAGAGCCGTTGGAATGAGGTGGCTTGGGAATTGGAGGTCTCAGTCTCAGGCAAATATACCACTAAGTCCCTTCACAGATACTTGACTTTTAAGGTTCAGATCAGATCTTTCTATGGATGGTCTACCACGACAGAATTCAGTGTGGTGTACTGCTGAAAAGGAGGAATTGGTCTGCTTCTGTTCTGTGTAAAACTTGTGGGCAAGGTGAGACAACTAATCAGATTATGTTCCAATGCCCCAGTTGCTTCCTTTCTTTGGACTTACTTTCGTTCTATGCTGGGGTGGTCTCTATCCCCCACTAGTATGGAGAGGTTATTTGTTGATGTGTTGGACCATCTGAAGGGAAAGTTGAGGAGTATATATCATTTTAAGACTAGGAACAATGTGTTCTTCAAATCAACAACAAAATTATGGCGTCTCCTATAGGACTATgctggtacttcacaagactGTCATGCTTATCTATGGATTTTCCGTTGAGCTCTCAGCGTCCGTCTCTATTTGATCGGATACTCCAAGCCCTCCCTCTCGGCATCCACAACCACAGATTTTTCAACGTTGTACCCGGCGGCAAACCAATGGCAGCGCAGCCAGGACGGCACCCCATCCACAGGCGCGGACACGTCAGCGCGGCCATGCCACGTCACCAGAAAAGAGAGCTCGACAGGGCCATGGCCCAAGCCCAACTGGCGGCCAGGCCTGGCCCTGGCCGCACACTATCCTCTCCTCTCTATCCTTTTCCTCTCCACTGCTCTCCGTCTCCCCTCCCCCACACTGCCACTGCCAACCTCCCCTCCCCTTCGCTTCGCTcttcgccatggccatggcgaccTCCACCTTCTCCCCGCGCCCCGCCACCCTCAACAAGCCCCTGCGGGCGGGCATCCAGCTCCACCTCATCCCCTTCCCGCACCTCCGCGCCGGCCGCCTCGtctgcgccaccgccgccggggaGGCGCCGCCCGTCGAGGTCGAGCAGCGGGACGAGGCGGAGCCGGCCCCCGCCGCGGCCTCCAACGGGGCCGCCGTTAAGGCCGAGGCGCCCGCCGCGAAAACCGAGCCCCCGCCGGTCCCGGCCTTCCGCGACGCCAGGTGGGTCAACGGCACCTGGGACCTCACCAAGTTCGACAAGGGCGGCGTCGTCGACTGGGACGCCGTCATCGACGCCGGTGAGGACTCTGACAGTCTGACTCCTCCTTCCTAGTATCTCTCTCTGAAAAGGTTGCCAGTGTGAGCGAGCGAAAAGGTTGCTAAGCATGCACCGAACCGAAGTCATGGAGAGTGTGCGCCGATATTACAGCTTGATGTGGAACCCTGGATTGGATTCACATGTTGGAGCGGGAATTGCTGCCTGTCTGCCATTGCAATTTTAGCGTGTAGGTTGTGGCGAGCTCGTTCTGTGCTTCATGAGTAATCATCACAAGTGTACTCTAGTGTCTTTAGTTTGCTGAATGCTTAGCGTCAGGCAAGGAAAGGGCTAGATAGATGGTTAAGCTATGGTGTGCAGGGGTATGGTTTGCCATCCCTGTGGACGTAATGTGCATAAAGCTTGCACCCTTTCACAGCCCGGTGTGCTCGAATAAATGGCATACGCATACTCGCTGATTGAACAAGGCACGGCTGCAGTATCTGTCTGAACTTCTGTTTTTCTTGTGGTTGTAGAGTTGAAAGATTTTAGGGTTGGATCTGATTTTTCCTTGTAGTTGTAGAATAGCGACTTAGCAGCAGTTGATGGTCGAAGACGAATTTCCAGTCTAAAGAGATGTTAGTTGGTTAGGAACTAGGGAAGCGAGGGGAGGAAGATGCATCAGTCCCACTTGAGTCTCAGCTGGTCTTGAATTGATTTAGCACACATTTTCTGAACTGGGGAGGCATGCTTTTCATAACTTGTGTTGTGTCCCTGCGATTCTGCTATAGCTCACGTGAACTGACTAGGAAAAGAATCATGCATATGCAGGACATGCTTGTGTAAACTCAAACATTTGTTGGCTTGCTACAATGAGTGGGGCAAGCAAGCATGGCTAGCTTACGATTTTTACCGCATCTTCCCGGACATTGTAGCTCCTAGGGAACGCCACAGCTAACTGATGCCAGTCATCTTTGTTTGATTCCAGAGGCCAGGAGGAGGAAATGGCTTGAAGATTATCCAGAGGCGACTAGCACAGATGAGGCCGTCGTCTTCGACACTTCAATTATTCCATGGTGGGCATGGATGAAGCGATTCCACCTTCCTGAAGCCGAGAAGCTAAATGGTTATCACCAAGCCCTTCTCTTTTGTCATTTATTAAACTGCTGAATATGataaattgctttgaaaaaacaGTTGAATATGATGTGTTCTATTTCAAATCAAACCGCGGGTGCAAATGACATTTTGTGTCCAGGGATTGTGCATTCAGAACCGATTATTCTCGTCCAATGCAGGTCGCGCTGCCATGGTTGGCTTCTTCATGGCATACTTTGTGGATAGCTTGACGGGCGTGGGCCTTGTCGACCAAATGGGCAACTTCTTCTGCAAAACGCTGCTATTTGTTGCCGTCGCTGGTGTACTGCTAATCAGGAAAAATGAGGACATCGAATCACTGAAGAAGCTTATCGATGAGACTACGTTCTATGACAAGCAATGGCAGGCAACCTGGCAAGATGATTCCACTGCGGGGCCAAAGAATTAGTTCAGGTTCAGCATTGGGATACAAATGCAGAATGGTTCTTGTCATGTATTTTGTTTCGTTTGTCGGCCTTTTTGTTTCCCCGTCTAGTGAGGTTTGGAGGAACATTGACAAACGTAATAATCTACGTCATCTTGTAAAATAGTATGGACTCACTTTCTGTGCTAGAGATAATTACGTGCAGTTTTAATGGTTTATATGGTTTGCCATCTCAGAGCATTTCTCATCCAAGCAGTAAGGGCAACCATGCCATGATATTTTCATCAGTGGCATGTTCTCATTTTTTGACAACAATTCATAACAGAAGATCACTGTCACCAGGTTTGCAAATTTCTACTCGCCACAAGAACTATGTTCAAAAGCAATAGTGTTTGCCCTAAACTCGTTTCCTTAACAAAAATTGTCATAGCCTAATCTACACTGCTTATCGCCTTCGGTTAAATCACCATCCCTTCGGATATACATGGGTAAACTGGTGCATGGTCCGTCCTGGGCAATTCACAGATATTCTGATATCAGACATGGAATTCATTTACATATCGATCAAAGAAATGTCATGTACACATGTCGAGGTGCTCATCAAAGATTAGTCTGAAACAAAGCAAAGATTAATCTGAAACAAACCtgtgagacagagagagagaagcATGTCTGTTGGTGGTTAACTTTTCTGACTACTTGCTTTGATCTGGCATGGAATTCAAATCAGGCATGACACGACTGAATTCTGACCTGCAGCCAGAGCAAACAAATTAAATTCAATGTCCAGATTTATGGTACCAGAGGAAAACAATAACTTAGCAAGTATCTTAATACAATCATTTTGCAAGCAGCAAGATAAATCACTAGTATAAAGACAAATGCTAACAGCTACCAAAAACTAAATTAGATGTACAAACTGCTTGGCAAGACATACTTTTGTGGTACTGCTAAAAAAAAGACACTTTTGTGGTAGGCTTATATAAACTGCAAAGCCAACTAAACCTTGAGATGATTTCAATTTTGCATAAGGTTGGTTGAAATTAGAGCGAAAAATGGAAGTGCATGTCAAAGTAAAACTATTCAGGAAGGAACGCAAAATTAAGAGTAACTGATTGCTTCTTGCATGAACCAAATTTGATGCTGGCTAAAAAGAAATTACAGGAACAAAGAATTGAATGGAGAGAAGGTAATAAGGTGGTTGTAGCAAAGAAACCAATAATTTCTAATTCATAAAACTGTGGACTTGCGTCTAGAAACAAGAACAGAACATAAATTTGTTATCATCAAAAGGTACCCAAAAAAGGGTCTCATCAGAGGAACACAATTGAAAATAAAACTTACCCGCAGGTTGAACACTTCTTCTGATTCTTGCAGAATATTGACAAACAAACTGAACAAACATATCCCATGTCGATAGTCTTCTTATGGCAGAAACACCTGCAAAATCAGTAAAAAAATATTGAGTGCATTGAGGTGTCACCAATATTAGATGAATGCAATCTTTTTGGAAAGAAATAAAACGGAACCAGATTTGTTAATGTGGGACCAGCTTTTGCCCTGATTGTAAATTTTCACAAAAGGAGGATAGTAGGTCTAGTACTGATGCTTAATAAAGGAAATTTAGAAGCACATACGAAGCACGAAAGTCCACTCCAAGAGTTTTTGGAAGGCGCAGAAATGCTCTAGAGTGTAAATCAGTTGCAAATACAGCCTGCATTATTGTTGAAATGTGTCAATGAGCTTAAGCAACTACAAGAGAAATAAGCCCACACAAAGTTATTTACACAAACAAAGGAAGAGGATATAAAATAATATGATATATAAATAACAAATTCTCTAGTAGACAGGTATTGCCAGACTAAAGTGAAGACATCTGCACAAGTAGATCCCAGTTCTGTCTATCAGACATGGCTAATCTCTTACTTAGATATATTATAAGTAAAATCCAAAATTTTGTGAGGAAGGTATCATCAGATAAATGTTCGCAACACCTAATGTGAAACAACAAAAAACAAACAAAGAtctgaacacaaagcatacagaaGTGACCAATAAACTTTTACATGCTCTTAATGCCAATTCAGTAATTCACAGTTAAGGAAAGCACAAAAGACTTCCCTAATTTACTAACTATAATAGCAAACCAACTACATGAGGAAAAATGAATGCAAAGAATTTTTCAACTGGTATGATAACAAAAATGGTAGTAATGTCATCACCCTTTTAGAGGGTAGTAGATTCAGCATAGTGTGCTCGATGTTCCTAGGCTAATCCGTTTTCGCTATTATGTGAAACTATAGAGCACAATACAACCATAAAAGGATTATTCTGTCAAAAGGATCATAACGACAAGTATATAAATACATTCTCAAGAGGCCCCCAAAGGAAAATAGGACTATATGAGAAGATATATTAATATCAGCAGTGGGAGGCCGGATAACTTACGGCAAGGTATTGAAACAGACCATTTAGTTCTTGGGGCTTCAAATAAACTCCTCCTGTTATGTACGAAGCCTATGTGATGAAACACCAGTAACTAGTCAGCAAGAGGATGTTGTGACAGTATAACATGTGGATGAATTTGATCAGTAGAATTCAAGAGCGTACTAAACAGCATTACCTGCTGCAAGAAAGCAGAATCTTGGGTTCCCACAATACAAGAATCAATTGGTACCTAAGAGATTTGTAAAATGTTACGGTCATTATGCCACCCTAGtaattaaaaggtttggaacaaTTATGGATGCATATCTATATAGGCACATTTCAATGTCTTGCTACTTCTCAATCCACTACATGTGCCACACTTGGATAGTAAGTAATAAGTAACAACATAGCGACTGGCCGGTGAAATTGAAGGGTCAATAAATCTCAATGGGACTATAATGGATTAAGCAACTGATGCAATACCATGGAACGTTGAGCAGAAAATATTGAATTCATCACTGCCACATATCTGcaagttcatttgatcaagtgaaAACTAGGTCCTGAAAAAATTTAGAAATTGCATTGATGAAGGTGTACGCATACTGTTCAGGTCCATCTGGAGAGCCCTGCAGGCACAAAATCTGTATCTCATGTTAGTATCAACTGCCGTGGCATTATAATAAGAATACTGACTACAACAATTTATGGGCGAATCAAAGCATTATTTGTTGATCACAAATGATGAAAACCAAACGTTACTCACAATCCTACATGACAGCATGTAGCCACTCACCCGAGGTTGCGGATGCCGAGTCCCAGACCGGAAAATCCTCTGTATATCTAAATACCCTCCATGTTAAGCAACAAAAGCACAAAATAAGATAGGGCAAATGCACAAGAAGCAAGGAATTCAAACGATTGGATACAGCACAAAGCGAGGGACAGCGCCCCAGAGAGCAGCGACGCGGCATTGGCAGAAGCAACAGAACCGTTGCCCGCAGTGGCACGGGCGTCTTGTGCAATGAACTCCTCTGCCTTGCGGCTTGCCCTGTCGAAGGTGTCCGAGACGCCCACGCCACCGGAGGGGCTGGCATCACTGGAATCCAGGATGTAGGCACAGGAGCTGACTCCCGCGGCGATGACGACCACACGGTTGAGGTGGTTCAGCAGCAGGATCGAGTTGACGAAGTGAATCAGCTGCACAGACATGGATATTACATACATCAAGTCCAAGGGCGAAAGGCTGGAAAGCCAAAGCCCAATCAACGGATCAGGGCACAGCTAGCAACGAGTCATCTAATAACGCACAAAATTATCATTTGAATATCGAGCAAGGAGGCATGCAAAAAGGGAAGCAAAGGGAAGGTTAGGGTTGCATACGTGCGCGAAGAAGTCGGCGAAGGGGAGCGCGGCGGCGGCCCAGAAGAAAGGGGTTCGTGTCGACGACCACCACGACGAGGCTGACGTCATCTGCACGCGCCGGCGAGTGGTGCCAGATAGGATGAGCGTGTGTGCGTTAGAACGACGAGGCGTCGCGGAGTACGGGGGATGCGAGATGTAGCGGGCGGCTCACCGGAGTAGAGCTTGGAGTGAGCGGAGGTCATGGCCGGCGAGGGGGGTCGCTGCTGCAGCCCGGCGGCGGTGGGTCGCGCGCCCAGCCAATCCAATGCTCCGAGGCGCCGGCGGGAGTGatggggcggcggcgctggcgcaggCGGTGGCAGTTGCCGCGGTTGGGGACTGGGGAGTGCTCGACTGCTCGTAGCTCCAGAAGCTGTGGTCTCCTGGACTATACATGGGCCTGGCCCAATCTTGTGTACTTGGGCATAACAGTTTTGGGCCTGAACTAAGCCCGTGCTTCCTTTTAAAATTGGAATGTACAGCTGGTTATCTTTTGGTGGCTGTTTGAATTTTTAAACTTTCTTTTTACCGAACTTGTGTTCCAAACTTGGTTCTGttgattcaaaaaaaaaactggtTCTGTTCATTTTAAAAATGAAATCCTTATGGTTTCCCATTTTCTCATTCTACTAGTAAAGCATTAGCACTGCATGCAGTGATGCACATTCGACTTTGATGTAAAATCTGAAGTCTGAACCCCCGAAAAATCACTAAATCAGAGAACTTTTACAGCAAACGGTTTCAGTTCAACGGAGGATCCATCCAGATTTCAAACAGATTTTGGGCGTTGCAGATCGACGATATCCATGGCCATTCCAGCTTGCTGACCTGACTACAACCAAAAAAATCACTCGAAGGAGTCCGACGACATCATCTGGCCCTCGTCGCTCCCGCCTCGGCGCGCCGACATGGGCGACTTGAGGAAGCTGGGCGTGCCGGGCCTGGACGACGCCGGCGCCGCCTTCCTTGCGCTGCCACCGCCGGCGTTCCCCCCCATGGACAGCGTCCTGGTGACGTTCTTGATGTTCTTGGGCGGCGGTCGGGCCACCGGCGACGACACGTCCCGGTCCGGCAGCGCCACGCCGGCCGCGGCCGCGCCCTGCACCTGCTGCAGCAGCCGCCGCTGGTCCCGCTGCCGCTTCcgctcctgctccttctccttcCTCGTGTTGCCGTAGTCCTCCAGCATGTCCAGCAGCACCTCCTGCATGCGCGCATCAACGTTGTTAATTAATTGCATTgaggtgcagtgcagtgcagtgcggcCGTCGCCATGGCCCGTAGGTGATGGAGGTTTTTGCAAGGCAGGCGTACACCGTCGTACTCGAACTTGGCGCCTCTCTCCTTCTCCCACGCAACCACCTTCGCCATCAGAGCTTCCGCCATTGCTGCACCTCACACGTCAATTCCTTATCAGAAGGATTATTATGTATGTTCAGATTCAGAAACGCCATGGCTGAAGCAGAACAAAGGCTATGTTACCCGGCATTTTGCTGACCAAGGAGCGGGCTTTCTCGGCGCGTTTGAGAACGAGATGCGTCCCTTTGCCGACGTTGTATCTGTTCTCGTTCTGCAAGAACGAAAGCAAGGAAAAGCTCAGTGATTCCTGGAGATGGAGATGATCAGACGGGGAATTGTTCAGAGAGTCTGACGACGACCGAGACGCACTCTGCTGTACTCCTCGAGCCAGGACTCCTCCTCCAGCGCCGCCTGCCACCTGTCCATCTTCTCCAGCACGTCCTTCCGGCTGAACTCCAGGTCCTTGGCCTCCGAGATCTGCACCTCCAGCCGCTCCAGGATCACAGCCCGTTCGGCATCTGCAGTAGTCGATCGCAGTCAGTCGTATTATACACGCATGCATTTCTCAAGCAAGAACAAAAGTTCAGGCGTGTTGACAATTGACATATACCGCTGTCGATGGCGTCCAGCACCATGACGGCAGCGTCGTCGTCCTCCGGGAGGCGCGCGCGGCGGCGGATCTCCATGAGCTCCTCGTGCTTCTTCACGACCAGGTCTTTCATCCGGCACTCCTTGAGGGTCTCCAGCCTCACCACCTCCGCCTCCACGTTGCGTATGAAGGCCATGGAGAGGGCGCCGGGCTCCGTGATCTCGTCCTCGGACGCGGCGATGTTGCAGGCCACGCCCTGGAACCGCCGCTGCTCCTCCGCCGGCGTGTCCATCAGGTTCCACAGCTCCAGCATGCTGCCCAGCAGGTCTTGCAGCTGCCATGCATGCCATTGCATTGCCAAAGGAAACAGGTTGTTTCATTCAGTTGGAGAAGGCTCACGAATCTCCATTCAACGGCGGCGAGGGCTACCGTACCTTCTCCATCCGACTCCGTTTGATCTCTCTCAGCCTCTCGATGCCCGCAGCCAGCCCCGCGATGGCGCCGTCGCTGATGTCGCCGGCCTGCACCTGCACGCCGCCGCCATTGACGACATTGTTTGTCTCTCTGGGATCCATGCCGAGAACCAAGGATGACGAGTGCAGCAGAGCCAGGAGCTCCGCCACCTTCTTGGTGCGACTTTCCTGCGTGTACATGTGTCAAGATCTCGATCCAAAGCAAGAACAAACGCTAAGCATGCATGCAATGCACCCGTCAGGAGTCGATCAGGACCGATCAGTTTCTTTAATTAGGGTGATCTGACCTTTTCCTGCTGCAGGTGGTGCAGGTAGGCTCTGAGCTCGTCGAGCTTGGTCGTCGTCAGGTCGGAGCcgtcgacgacggcggcggcatgaGCCTTCGGCTGGCCCTGGCCGCCGCCTAGCTGAAGGTTCATCTCCTCCTGGATCCTGTTGACCCGCTGGGTGACATCCGCGAACTGGCGCCGCCTCTCCTCCCTCCGCCGCCGCATCTCCGCCAGCTCCGGCGCGATAAAGCCCAGCTCCTCCTTCAGGCTCCCTGTGCCCTGGTCCCAATCCTCCGTCACGACCGACATCACCATTGCCCATCGGCCGGACTGTGCGCGCGTACCTGGAGCGAGGAGCAGGCCGTGTGCACGGTGGAGGGCGGCTCGCCGATGGTGGCGCAGATGGCGGCGACCTCGGCGACGGAGTCGGCGATCTCCCGCTTGAGCTGCGCTCGGTGCTGCCGGACCTGATCCACCTTGGTGCGGTACACGTTGAGGCAATCCTCCTCCAGCGCCTGCAGCGTCCCCCGCCGGTCCTCCTCCGCTTCCCCGATCTCGTCCCACATGTCCTGCGTGCGTGCATGAGTGCATCCATGAGAGGACAGGACTCAGGAGGAGGTCGAACGAACGGAGACGACGACGGACGAATGGACGGACGGACCCCTAGCTCATGCAGCAGCTCCTCGCGCCGGGGCTCCATCTGGAAGGGGAACAGGATGGCCCTCAGCTTCAGGGAGAGCATTGGGCTCCGTCGTCGCACGCTCCTCGCCCCATTGCTAGCTTCCCCTTCtagctccctcctctcctccggcGGCTCCGATCAGCTCGAGGACAACGTACGTAACGCGCGCGGCAATGGCGGCAGATCTGGCCGACGGGATAATTAATGCTAcctgaacaacaacaacaacaactgcaACTAACAACGACGCCACGGCGGCAGACGGTGGATCATGGCCGGCCGGCGCAGACGACGACGACTGCGATTATTGCACGGGGGATTGCTCCGCCCGCGGAAAGGGAGGAAATTGAGGGAGAAAGTATCGCTAAATAAAAGATTGTTCATGCATGTATGTATGCAGGGAGAGAAAGCTGCGTGCGTGTCTTAATTGTGTGAGGCCACGAGCAATGGTGGCCCAAAATAGGATCACGACGAGTCGGGAAGAATGATGTGCATGAGCATGAATCTCAATACAGGCCTAATAGGATAGCATATGCAGAGGTCTAATAAATCCTAATGGAAGGAAAGTTGAGTTCATTAATTCACCCTTGTTTTGTAAGCTTCGTTCTTGTGGTCTACGCAATGGCCAATCCATGAGCAGTGAGGTTTGCCGTCGAACTCGATTTTGGTTGCCACACAGCCCATAGTGAGGTTGTTTTAGATGTTGTGTTTGTACCCGTGCAACCACTACGGGAAACcggcaatttgccgagtgcccgaaatacactcggtaaaggctttgccgagtgccgcactcggcaaagagcagtcggcaaagaacccgtcggcaaaggtttttttgccgagtgccacatatcgggcactcggtaaagcctttgccgagtgtcacgtcagcactcggcaaaaaaaaaccgacgtcaactctgacggcttctttgccgagtgccacctcagcggcactcggcaaagattttttttttttgaaaattctttgtcgagtgccatactcttgcactcggcaaagaaattttttctttttaaaaaaaatctttgccgagtgccatggctctggcactcggcaaagctggaaaattgggtctctgcttcccagctttgccgagtgtcatggtcacggcactcggcaaagccctctttgctgagtgtgacactcggcaaagagggggaaaatgctatttttttgtttttttgctttccatcagcgcaaacaaagaaatcacatatatatcaacacacaacaCAGGGTATATCACATACACAttcatattccatcacatacacatccataacccatcacatacacatccaccatccataatacatcacatacaaatccattgtccataatccatcgtACATtcacatcatccatgacaatatccatcacaatatatatatgtctctagtagtagtccaacataagactaagtctaacacaagtccatgcaacatgaaaagaaacaaataaacgttacctactgccagcctccccatccggagtgtgaactgccaccttgaggagggccagttgtccacccagcctgtggagaagggccaccttaaggagtcgggttcgaacccaccGACTGTTGCTGCAtaaaggagaagcgaattcatgagtatctacaggagggtcgcacaagctaaaggaataaacaaccatatatactcatcGGAGTtcctacaggaggaggaggagccacaactgaagcgagcagcgactggggcacgaccacacctggcaaggtctgaaggctcgccatgaagctgaacatgtcctgcagcctctgcatctcggccaccctctgggcttgtacagcctccatctccagccgatgggcctccgcctaggccgcctgctgggcctccaacctccgcaagtcggcctgcaacattccacccgcaatgtttaaacaatgcaaaggcaaggtagatgtgtaaaaacaatgaacgacgaataaaacagtactaacctggagttccgccatctgctgctgtgagctctgctgccgagagcttatggggagggaggagctcgtgctccttgctcgaatctcggtgaggttgggaacagaggcggagtcaactgtgctgtccgccatccagtaccggtcgtgctgcttccctcctcccagcctcatcaggaggtctgtgtcc is from Miscanthus floridulus cultivar M001 chromosome 7, ASM1932011v1, whole genome shotgun sequence and encodes:
- the LOC136462641 gene encoding 65-kDa microtubule-associated protein 3-like isoform X1 encodes the protein MLSLKLRAILFPFQMEPRREELLHELGDMWDEIGEAEEDRRGTLQALEEDCLNVYRTKVDQVRQHRAQLKREIADSVAEVAAICATIGEPPSTVHTACSSLQGTGSLKEELGFIAPELAEMRRRREERRRQFADVTQRVNRIQEEMNLQLGGGQGQPKAHAAAVVDGSDLTTTKLDELRAYLHHLQQEKESRTKKVAELLALLHSSSLVLGMDPRETNNVVNGGGVQVQAGDISDGAIAGLAAGIERLREIKRSRMEKLQDLLGSMLELWNLMDTPAEEQRRFQGVACNIAASEDEITEPGALSMAFIRNVEAEVVRLETLKECRMKDLVVKKHEELMEIRRRARLPEDDDAAVMVLDAIDSDAERAVILERLEVQISEAKDLEFSRKDVLEKMDRWQAALEEESWLEEYSRNENRYNVGKGTHLVLKRAEKARSLVSKMPAMAEALMAKVVAWEKERGAKFEYDGEVLLDMLEDYGNTRKEKEQERKRQRDQRRLLQQVQGAAAAGVALPDRDVSSPVARPPPKNIKNVTRTLSMGGNAGGGSARKAAPASSRPGTPSFLKSPMSARRGGSDEGQMMSSDSFE
- the LOC136466575 gene encoding light-harvesting complex-like protein 3 isotype 1, chloroplastic — translated: MAMATSTFSPRPATLNKPLRAGIQLHLIPFPHLRAGRLVCATAAGEAPPVEVEQRDEAEPAPAAASNGAAVKAEAPAAKTEPPPVPAFRDARWVNGTWDLTKFDKGGVVDWDAVIDAEARRRKWLEDYPEATSTDEAVVFDTSIIPWWAWMKRFHLPEAEKLNGRAAMVGFFMAYFVDSLTGVGLVDQMGNFFCKTLLFVAVAGVLLIRKNEDIESLKKLIDETTFYDKQWQATWQDDSTAGPKN
- the LOC136466574 gene encoding LOW QUALITY PROTEIN: general transcription and DNA repair factor IIH subunit TFB4-like (The sequence of the model RefSeq protein was modified relative to this genomic sequence to represent the inferred CDS: deleted 1 base in 1 codon) yields the protein MTSAHSKLYSDDVSLVVVVVDTNPFFWAAAALPFADFFAHLIHFVNSILLLNHLNRVVVIAAGVSSCAYILDSSDASPSGGVGVSDTFDRASRKAEEFIAQDARATAGNGSVASANAASLLSGALSLALCYIQRIFRSGTRHPQPRILCLQGSPDGPEQYVAVMNSIFSAQRSMVPIDSCIVGTQDSAFLQQASYITGGVYLKPQELNGLFQYLAAVFATDLHSRAFLRLPKTLGVDFRASCFCHKKTIDMGYVCSVCLSIFCKNQKKCSTCGSEFSRVMPDLNSMPDQSK
- the LOC136462641 gene encoding 65-kDa microtubule-associated protein 3-like isoform X2 is translated as MLSLKLRAILFPFQMEPRREELLHELGDMWDEIGEAEEDRRGTLQALEEDCLNVYRTKVDQVRQHRAQLKREIADSVAEVAAICATIGEPPSTVHTACSSLQGTGSLKEELGFIAPELAEMRRRREERRRQFADVTQRVNRIQEEMNLQLGGGQGQPKAHAAAVVDGSDLTTTKLDELRAYLHHLQQEKESRTKKVAELLALLHSSSLVLGMDPRETNNVVNGGGVQVQAGDISDGAIAGLAAGIERLREIKRSRMEKLQDLLGSMLELWNLMDTPAEEQRRFQGVACNIAASEDEITEPGALSMAFIRNVEAEVVRLETLKECRMKDLVVKKHEELMEIRRRARLPEDDDAAVMVLDAIDSDAERAVILERLEVQISEAKDLEFSRKDVLEKMDRWQAALEEESWLEEYSRNENRYNVGKGTHLVLKRAEKARSLVSKMPAMAEALMAKVVAWEKERGAKFERCCWTCWRTTATRGRRRSRSGSGSGTSGGCCSRCRARPRPAWRCRTGTCRRRWPDRRPRTSRTSPGRCPWGGTPAVAAQGRRRRRRPGPARPASSSRPCRRAEAGATRAR